A single window of Gimesia chilikensis DNA harbors:
- a CDS encoding efflux RND transporter permease subunit has product MTNESELSVGESSSFLTRIVEVFLRGDVAIMLVIVSLLLGGASLWLTPREEEPQIVVPMADVLVSAPGLSATEVESQVTDRLEKLLYQIDGVEYVYSMSQPGQCIVTVRFYVGEDREDSLVKLYNKIHSSTDLIPPGVKSWVVKPVEVDDVPIVIATLWSDRPEVYGDHELRRIAEQLQHKMQAIENTNRVEVVGGRPRRIRVELNPQKLAAYQTSPLQIREALQVSNILVRSGAFEQQDEEFIVEAGTFIKSIADLENIVVNVAGERPVYLKNVADVIDGPAEVESYTWIGFGAAEKLQDQHDQLYPAVHLSVAKRKGTNAVWLAEAVEQNLEMLSKSHFPDGVHFRITRDYGETANEKVNDLVEALVVAVITVIALIGVVIGWRAALVIALAIPVCYSLTLFVNLMTGYTINRVTMFALILALGLLVDDPITDVENIARYFTMKVLPPRQSVLRAVQEVRPALILSTLAIIVSFLPLAFITGMMGPYMAPMALNVPLTVTFSTVVAFVITPWLSLVALRRLVESEGEDESDYDLTRMPLYRISRAVLQPILSRRLYAWGVLLGILLLLVGAIILPIQRLVPVKMLPYDNKNEFQIVLDLPEGTTLERTDAVARQVGQYLSGVAEVRDYEIFAGLSSPMDFNGMVRHYFLRRGANVADIRVNLIDKSRRVQQSHEILLRLREPLKKLADSLGVNLKLVEVPPGPPVLSTITAEVYGPENGTYAGMIDVARNVEQRLEQEAGIVDVDLSAEADQMRWVFETDKAKAALSGISTQTIAETLRMALAGDRSAVLHLPHEVDPLWIELRLPRSRRSAIDDLEELYIQGNSGEIVQLGSLGKFVKTQDDKTIYHKNLKRVVYVYAEVAGRPPADAILDMEADRNRPETERPLETVALESRTWLSPGAGLHWSVPEGYSVDWAGEGEWKITLDVFRDLGIAFGAALLSIFVILMFQTSSRILPILIMLAIPLTLIGILPGFWLLNVLLNVPVGGQQNPVFFTATAMIGMIALAGIVVRNSVVLIDFIHLAEQEGFPLEEAVIRSVAVRTRPILLTAGTTLLANWVITLDPVFSGLAWAIIFGIVTSTLFTLIVIPVTYWLIYRPRKQKSHPS; this is encoded by the coding sequence ATGACCAATGAGAGTGAATTGTCTGTTGGGGAGTCCTCTTCATTTCTGACCCGCATTGTGGAAGTCTTTCTGCGGGGGGATGTGGCAATTATGCTGGTGATCGTCTCCCTGTTACTGGGGGGAGCCTCGTTGTGGTTGACCCCGCGGGAGGAAGAGCCACAGATTGTAGTTCCTATGGCGGATGTCCTGGTTTCGGCTCCGGGGCTGTCGGCGACTGAAGTGGAATCCCAGGTGACCGACCGGCTGGAAAAACTGCTCTATCAGATCGATGGTGTAGAATACGTCTATTCCATGTCTCAACCGGGGCAATGCATTGTGACCGTCCGTTTTTATGTGGGCGAAGATCGCGAAGATTCACTGGTGAAGCTCTATAACAAGATCCATTCTTCTACTGATCTGATTCCGCCGGGCGTGAAATCGTGGGTGGTCAAACCGGTGGAAGTCGATGATGTGCCGATCGTGATTGCCACCCTCTGGAGTGACCGCCCTGAGGTTTACGGCGATCATGAACTGAGGCGAATAGCCGAACAGTTGCAACACAAAATGCAGGCCATCGAGAATACTAACCGTGTGGAAGTGGTCGGCGGGCGCCCCCGGAGAATCCGGGTGGAACTGAATCCCCAGAAACTGGCCGCCTACCAGACCTCACCACTACAGATCAGAGAGGCTTTACAGGTCAGCAACATCCTGGTGCGGAGTGGCGCTTTTGAACAGCAGGATGAGGAATTCATTGTCGAAGCTGGAACGTTTATCAAATCCATTGCCGATCTCGAAAACATCGTGGTAAATGTCGCCGGGGAGCGGCCTGTTTATCTGAAGAATGTCGCGGATGTAATCGACGGGCCGGCTGAGGTGGAAAGTTACACCTGGATCGGTTTTGGAGCCGCTGAGAAGTTGCAGGATCAGCACGATCAATTGTATCCCGCGGTGCATCTTTCGGTTGCCAAACGCAAAGGAACGAATGCCGTCTGGTTGGCAGAAGCAGTAGAGCAAAATCTGGAAATGTTGTCGAAATCACATTTTCCGGACGGGGTTCATTTTCGTATTACTCGAGACTACGGTGAAACGGCCAATGAGAAAGTGAACGACCTGGTCGAAGCATTGGTCGTCGCTGTGATTACCGTGATTGCGCTGATTGGAGTTGTCATCGGCTGGCGGGCGGCACTGGTAATCGCCCTGGCAATTCCCGTCTGTTACAGCCTGACGTTGTTTGTGAACCTGATGACCGGATATACGATCAATCGGGTAACCATGTTTGCTTTGATTCTGGCGCTGGGGCTGCTGGTCGACGATCCGATTACCGATGTGGAAAATATTGCCCGCTACTTTACCATGAAAGTTCTCCCCCCCCGGCAGTCGGTTCTTCGCGCAGTCCAGGAAGTGCGACCCGCTTTGATCCTGTCGACACTGGCGATCATTGTGAGCTTTTTGCCCCTGGCTTTTATTACCGGGATGATGGGCCCCTACATGGCTCCCATGGCACTGAATGTACCTCTGACAGTCACGTTTTCGACCGTTGTGGCGTTCGTGATCACTCCCTGGCTGTCCCTGGTCGCGCTTCGCAGGCTGGTCGAGTCGGAAGGAGAGGATGAGTCGGACTACGATTTGACCCGTATGCCCCTGTATCGCATCTCCCGTGCCGTCCTGCAACCGATTCTCTCTCGACGCCTCTATGCCTGGGGCGTGCTCCTGGGAATTTTACTTTTGCTGGTGGGGGCAATCATTCTCCCCATCCAGCGTCTCGTACCGGTCAAAATGCTGCCTTATGATAATAAAAACGAATTCCAGATCGTGCTTGATCTGCCCGAAGGCACGACTCTGGAGCGGACTGATGCCGTCGCCAGACAGGTCGGTCAGTACCTCAGCGGTGTAGCTGAAGTACGCGACTATGAGATCTTTGCAGGACTGTCTTCCCCGATGGACTTTAACGGGATGGTCAGGCATTACTTCCTGAGACGGGGCGCAAATGTGGCTGATATTCGCGTCAACCTGATCGATAAGTCTCGTCGCGTGCAGCAATCTCATGAAATCCTGTTACGTTTAAGGGAGCCCCTGAAAAAACTCGCTGACTCGCTGGGCGTCAATCTCAAACTTGTCGAAGTGCCTCCCGGACCGCCGGTGCTCTCGACGATTACCGCGGAAGTCTACGGGCCTGAGAACGGTACCTACGCAGGTATGATCGACGTGGCTCGTAATGTCGAACAGCGGCTGGAGCAGGAAGCGGGGATCGTTGATGTGGATCTGAGTGCCGAAGCAGATCAGATGCGTTGGGTGTTTGAGACAGATAAGGCCAAAGCTGCTTTGTCCGGTATCTCGACACAGACCATTGCCGAGACACTCCGCATGGCTCTGGCAGGGGATCGGTCAGCGGTACTGCATCTGCCTCACGAAGTCGATCCACTCTGGATTGAACTCAGGCTGCCCCGTTCCCGGCGATCGGCCATCGATGATCTGGAAGAACTTTACATCCAGGGGAACAGTGGAGAGATTGTCCAACTGGGATCACTCGGTAAGTTTGTCAAAACACAGGATGACAAAACGATCTACCATAAAAATTTGAAGCGTGTCGTTTACGTCTATGCGGAAGTTGCCGGACGTCCTCCCGCGGATGCGATTCTTGACATGGAAGCGGACCGGAATCGTCCTGAGACAGAGCGACCCTTGGAGACAGTTGCTCTGGAGTCCCGTACCTGGCTCTCACCAGGTGCCGGTCTGCACTGGTCAGTCCCTGAGGGTTACTCGGTTGACTGGGCCGGTGAAGGGGAATGGAAAATCACACTGGATGTCTTTCGTGATCTGGGGATTGCCTTCGGGGCTGCGTTACTCAGTATCTTCGTGATTCTCATGTTTCAGACCAGCTCTCGAATTCTGCCGATTCTGATCATGCTCGCGATCCCATTAACGTTGATTGGAATTCTGCCCGGCTTCTGGCTGTTGAACGTGCTTCTGAATGTGCCGGTGGGGGGACAACAGAATCCTGTCTTCTTTACCGCGACAGCAATGATTGGCATGATTGCCCTGGCGGGGATTGTGGTTCGCAATTCGGTTGTGCTGATCGATTTTATTCACCTGGCAGAGCAGGAAGGTTTTCCGCTGGAGGAAGCTGTGATCCGTTCGGTCGCCGTGCGGACTCGCCCGATCCTGCTGACTGCGGGAACCACGCTGCTGGCGAACTGGGTGATCACACTGGATCCCGTCTTTTCCGGGCTGGCCTGGGCGATCATTTTTGGAATTGTGACTTCGACTCTGTTTACGCTGATTGTAATTCCGGTGACCTACTGGCTGATTTATCGGCCCCGCAAACAGAAATCACATCCCTCTTGA